The Streptomyces sp. NBC_01775 genome includes a region encoding these proteins:
- a CDS encoding ABC transporter permease — MIEPPPTLAAPTKRSAWQRLRRRPVFLVSGGAMVLLLVMAALPGLFAGWFGNGDPRVCDLDRSAQGPVAGHPFGFDTQGCDLYANVVHGAGTSVGIGLLATGCSLAVALVLGCLAGMAGRIVDSVIARLTDVFLGFPFLLGAIVVLSGVSSRDIPTVAVVLAMFGWPPMTRVVRASVRSAREADHVLMARSMGAGGWWVIRRHVLPHILTPVIVLASITVGSVVVAEAGLTFLGVGMQSPSISWGLQLATAQNSFEAHPHLLLFPGLFLSVTVFALIAFGDTVRDALNPRTR, encoded by the coding sequence GTGATTGAGCCGCCGCCCACGCTCGCCGCACCCACCAAGCGCTCCGCCTGGCAGCGGCTGCGCCGTCGCCCCGTCTTCCTCGTCTCCGGCGGCGCCATGGTCCTGCTGCTCGTGATGGCCGCGCTGCCGGGGCTGTTCGCCGGCTGGTTCGGCAACGGCGACCCACGCGTCTGCGACCTGGACCGCAGCGCCCAGGGGCCGGTCGCCGGGCACCCCTTCGGCTTCGACACCCAAGGCTGCGACCTGTACGCCAACGTCGTGCACGGCGCCGGAACATCGGTGGGCATCGGATTGCTGGCCACCGGATGCAGCCTCGCCGTCGCGCTGGTGCTGGGCTGCCTGGCCGGCATGGCGGGCCGGATCGTGGACAGCGTGATCGCCCGGCTCACCGACGTCTTCCTGGGCTTCCCGTTCCTCCTCGGCGCGATCGTGGTGCTCAGCGGCGTCTCCAGCCGCGACATCCCGACCGTCGCCGTCGTGCTGGCGATGTTCGGCTGGCCGCCGATGACCCGGGTGGTACGGGCCTCGGTGCGCTCGGCGCGGGAGGCCGATCACGTGCTGATGGCCCGCAGCATGGGGGCGGGCGGCTGGTGGGTGATCCGCCGCCACGTCCTCCCGCACATCCTCACCCCCGTGATCGTGCTCGCGTCGATCACCGTGGGCAGCGTGGTGGTCGCCGAGGCCGGGCTGACCTTCCTCGGTGTGGGGATGCAGTCACCGTCCATCTCCTGGGGGCTGCAACTGGCCACCGCGCAGAACTCCTTCGAGGCGCACCCCCATCTGCTGCTCTTCCCCGGCCTGTTCCTGTCCGTCACGGTGTTCGCGCTGATCGCCTTCGGCGACACGGTGCGCGACGCCCTGAACCCGAGGACCCGGTGA
- a CDS encoding ABC transporter permease: protein MTSLLLRRLLEAVLVFFGVTLVIYLMVYALPGDPVSAMAGDRPLTPSVVKALREQHHLDEPVLAQYGHYLAGLLHGDLGADFSGIPVAEQMADRWPVTVKLALTAWALEAVVGIALGVFAALRRGTWTDRAVLAFTTGAVSVPVFVLGYTAQVVFGVRLGWFPVAGDSAGWPSAYVLPAVVVAAFGLASVSRLVRAEVVDNLRADYVRTAAAKGLSRRRTVLVHVLRNSLIPAVTYLAVDLGFLLGGTVIIEGVFNLPGIGQLLFQAVQAHTGPTVVGVATALILVFLAVSVLVDLLNSLLDPRIRRD from the coding sequence ATGACCAGTCTGCTGCTCCGCCGCCTGCTGGAGGCCGTGCTGGTCTTCTTCGGCGTCACCCTGGTCATCTACCTCATGGTGTACGCGCTGCCGGGCGACCCGGTCAGCGCGATGGCCGGGGACCGTCCGCTCACCCCGAGCGTCGTCAAGGCACTGCGCGAACAGCACCACCTGGACGAGCCCGTACTCGCTCAGTACGGGCACTACCTGGCCGGTCTCCTGCACGGGGATCTGGGCGCCGACTTCTCCGGCATCCCGGTGGCCGAACAGATGGCGGACCGCTGGCCGGTCACCGTCAAGCTGGCACTGACCGCCTGGGCTCTGGAGGCCGTCGTCGGGATCGCGCTCGGCGTATTCGCCGCGCTGCGCCGGGGCACCTGGACGGACCGTGCCGTGCTGGCCTTCACCACCGGGGCCGTCTCCGTTCCGGTGTTCGTGCTGGGCTACACCGCGCAGGTGGTGTTCGGGGTGCGGCTGGGCTGGTTCCCGGTCGCCGGGGACAGCGCCGGCTGGCCCTCCGCCTATGTGCTGCCCGCTGTGGTCGTGGCGGCCTTCGGCCTGGCGTCCGTCTCCCGGCTGGTACGGGCCGAGGTGGTGGACAACCTGCGCGCCGACTACGTACGCACCGCGGCAGCCAAGGGCCTCTCCCGGCGCCGTACGGTGCTGGTGCACGTGCTGCGCAACTCCCTCATACCGGCCGTCACCTATCTCGCCGTCGACCTGGGGTTCCTGCTCGGCGGCACGGTGATCATCGAAGGGGTCTTCAACCTTCCCGGCATCGGCCAGTTGCTCTTCCAGGCTGTACAGGCGCACACCGGGCCGACCGTGGTCGGCGTGGCAACGGCCCTGATCCTGGTCTTCCTGGCCGTGAGCGTGCTGGTGGACCTGCTCAACAGTCTCCTGGACCCGAGGATTCGCCGTGATTGA
- a CDS encoding M14 family zinc carboxypeptidase: MATVTPRTSPPDADQHGPWTGQVHSVPATGHYPDVDELLASFRALAERHPGLIREHRIGTSRLGEPLYCFTVRDGQDPAAAAAAPTPASTGPGEDYVVVGGVHPNEPVGAVTALHLATRLCEDDRLRAHFGAAWHIVPCVDPDGARLNEGWFGTPADKYRYGRHFYRPRGDEQVEWTFPFAYKDAYFDRVLPETLALMRLLDATRPRFLTTLHNCEAGGVYYFLNRPAPELYDQLTAIPAAAGIPLATGEPEAAHTPVYAPAIHGAIDMRTAYDYLESHGGDPASVLAGASSAAYTEAYGTFCFVAEVPHWSHPDSEDDTPGSQSYPQVLRQRADGLREAGEFLEGILEAAGPELTIASPFLRASRAFVPGLRELSGTETARAATLPERPATVSECYSCAQSMHSLRVRFGGMLLRALEAETTAGTATRKVRELRATLLERYDQWAAESGAAMGEPLPIATLSGVQYAALLAAADHARTEGQQPQ, translated from the coding sequence ATGGCGACCGTCACCCCCCGTACCTCCCCGCCGGACGCCGACCAGCACGGCCCCTGGACCGGCCAGGTCCACTCGGTACCGGCGACCGGCCACTACCCGGACGTCGACGAGCTGCTCGCCTCCTTCCGCGCCCTGGCCGAACGGCACCCCGGACTCATACGCGAACACCGCATCGGCACCTCACGGCTGGGCGAGCCGCTGTACTGCTTCACCGTCCGGGACGGACAGGACCCCGCCGCAGCCGCAGCCGCGCCCACTCCCGCCTCCACCGGCCCCGGAGAGGACTACGTGGTGGTCGGCGGCGTGCACCCCAACGAACCCGTCGGCGCGGTCACAGCGCTCCACCTGGCCACCCGGCTGTGCGAGGACGACCGGCTGCGCGCCCACTTCGGCGCCGCCTGGCACATCGTGCCCTGCGTCGACCCGGACGGCGCCCGGCTCAACGAGGGCTGGTTCGGGACCCCAGCCGACAAGTACCGCTACGGGCGGCACTTCTACCGGCCGCGCGGCGACGAACAGGTCGAGTGGACCTTCCCGTTCGCCTACAAGGACGCCTACTTCGACCGGGTGCTGCCCGAGACCCTCGCCCTGATGCGGCTGCTGGACGCCACCCGGCCGCGCTTCCTCACCACCTTGCACAACTGCGAGGCGGGCGGCGTCTACTACTTCCTCAACCGCCCGGCGCCCGAGCTGTACGACCAGCTCACGGCGATCCCGGCCGCAGCGGGCATCCCGCTGGCCACCGGGGAGCCGGAGGCCGCGCACACCCCCGTGTACGCGCCCGCCATCCACGGGGCCATCGACATGCGCACGGCGTACGACTACCTGGAGAGCCACGGCGGCGACCCCGCCTCGGTGCTGGCCGGAGCCTCCAGCGCCGCCTACACCGAGGCGTACGGCACCTTCTGCTTCGTCGCCGAGGTCCCGCACTGGTCGCATCCCGACTCCGAGGACGACACCCCGGGAAGCCAGAGCTACCCCCAGGTCCTGCGGCAGCGCGCGGACGGACTGCGGGAGGCCGGGGAGTTCCTGGAAGGCATCCTGGAGGCCGCCGGGCCGGAACTGACCATCGCCTCGCCCTTCCTGCGCGCCTCCCGTGCCTTCGTGCCCGGACTGCGCGAGCTGAGCGGCACCGAGACCGCGCGGGCCGCCACGTTGCCCGAGCGCCCGGCCACCGTCTCCGAGTGCTACTCCTGCGCCCAGTCGATGCACAGCCTCCGGGTCCGCTTCGGCGGCATGCTGCTGCGCGCGCTGGAGGCCGAGACCACCGCCGGCACCGCCACCCGGAAGGTCCGCGAGCTGCGCGCCACCTTGCTGGAGCGCTACGACCAGTGGGCGGCCGAGTCCGGGGCCGCGATGGGCGAGCCGCTCCCCATCGCCACCTTGTCCGGGGTGCAGTACGCGGCGCTGCTCGCCGCCGCCGATCACGCCCGCACGGAGGGGCAGCAGCCACAATGA
- a CDS encoding peptide ABC transporter substrate-binding protein — MRRYSLLKTAVAGVACTALTVTGCAATQSRIQTPEGGYSLAVGEPDHLTPGRTVVSMDQIHALFAPLATVSDSGKLSYVQARSVTSRDSRHWTVRLRHGWTFHNGEPVTARSYADSWNRAAYGPNAWPTNGQLSGIEGFAALNPAKGKPKKKRLSGVRVTGRYTLKVTLAAPDSQFPYQLTDNQGAFFPLPKSAFTDPAAYDRKPVGNGPFRMTKAWERNRGATVTAYRDYRGPKPAATGITFKSYTDLGTAYTDALAGNTDVLAAPVDKLGQVGRDFPGRVHRYEAPSMEMLSLPLYDKRYRDPDLRRALSLAINRKAVDKAMTGGLNTPASSLVPPAEVGAETGVCDECRYDPERARKLLKKAGGWHGPMVLTYPGGQGLDDLYQALANQLRQNLGIDGARAQATADWAEFSEKVIGKKVTGPFYGHWGALYPSMQNTLRGIYTKTGDCFTCSFYSHPDVDKLLSRADSSTSPGRAARLYNDAQKRILKDFPTIPLFYGSYVYVSTERVSGASIGPFGLRLAGIGVEP; from the coding sequence TTGCGCAGATATTCCCTGCTGAAGACCGCTGTCGCGGGTGTTGCCTGCACCGCGTTGACCGTGACCGGATGCGCCGCCACGCAGAGCCGCATCCAAACTCCCGAGGGGGGCTACTCTCTCGCCGTCGGCGAGCCGGACCATCTCACGCCGGGCCGCACCGTCGTCTCGATGGACCAGATACACGCCCTGTTCGCGCCCCTCGCCACGGTGAGTGACTCGGGGAAGCTGTCGTATGTGCAGGCACGGTCGGTGACCTCGCGGGACTCCCGCCACTGGACCGTCCGGCTCCGGCACGGCTGGACCTTCCACAACGGCGAACCCGTCACCGCGCGCAGCTACGCCGACTCCTGGAACCGGGCCGCCTACGGTCCGAACGCCTGGCCCACCAACGGCCAGCTCTCGGGCATCGAGGGGTTCGCGGCGCTCAACCCCGCGAAGGGGAAGCCGAAGAAGAAGCGGCTGTCAGGGGTGCGCGTCACCGGCCGGTACACCCTCAAGGTCACGCTCGCCGCACCGGACAGCCAGTTCCCGTATCAACTGACCGACAACCAGGGTGCGTTCTTCCCCCTGCCCAAGTCCGCGTTCACCGACCCGGCGGCCTATGACCGCAAGCCGGTGGGCAACGGGCCGTTCCGGATGACGAAGGCGTGGGAGCGCAACCGGGGCGCCACCGTGACCGCCTACCGGGACTACCGGGGCCCGAAGCCCGCCGCCACGGGCATCACCTTCAAGAGCTACACGGACCTGGGCACCGCCTACACCGACGCGCTGGCCGGGAACACCGATGTGCTCGCGGCGCCGGTCGACAAGCTCGGCCAGGTGGGCCGGGACTTCCCCGGCCGGGTGCACAGGTACGAGGCGCCGTCCATGGAGATGCTCAGCCTGCCGCTCTACGACAAGCGCTACCGCGACCCGGACCTGCGCCGGGCACTGTCCCTGGCCATCAACCGGAAGGCCGTCGACAAGGCGATGACCGGCGGGCTCAACACCCCCGCCAGCTCGCTGGTGCCACCGGCCGAGGTCGGCGCCGAGACCGGCGTCTGCGACGAGTGCCGCTACGACCCGGAGCGCGCCCGGAAGCTGCTGAAGAAGGCGGGCGGCTGGCACGGCCCGATGGTCCTCACCTACCCCGGCGGACAGGGCCTCGACGACCTCTACCAGGCGCTCGCCAACCAGCTGCGGCAAAACCTCGGCATCGACGGCGCCCGCGCCCAGGCCACAGCGGACTGGGCGGAGTTCTCCGAAAAGGTCATCGGCAAGAAGGTGACCGGCCCCTTCTACGGACACTGGGGCGCCCTCTACCCCAGCATGCAGAACACCTTGCGCGGCATCTACACCAAGACGGGCGACTGCTTCACGTGCAGCTTCTACAGCCACCCGGACGTGGACAAGCTGCTGTCCCGCGCCGACTCCAGCACCAGCCCCGGCCGCGCGGCACGTCTCTACAACGACGCGCAGAAGCGGATCCTGAAGGACTTCCCCACCATCCCGCTCTTCTACGGCAGTTATGTGTACGTCTCCACCGAGCGGGTCTCCGGCGCCTCCATCGGCCCGTTCGGGCTGCGGCTCGCAGGGATCGGCGTCGAGCCATGA
- a CDS encoding transposase, with translation MGWDDPVRIGRGDDGWSRESFVEEMGLLWEAVGSARMDGRIIGYLIVTDAPYVSSAQLADALKVSAGSISLATRRLTEAGFVKRHAVPGERSRYFRMEDDVWGSFLAGERRFVEEQRQLGEKVLELLGDEEVGPRRRLENMCDYMRWIQGAHRDLLEGWSAYRLAQRPDTEAPYATDAAGTAGTTDAAGPPRHAPGEEQDASALPYGRRRSLALGTALARRLVPDTLWEAAAPLLPSGGDGERAVFTAVVHVLTAGCGWQQLPGYFAVSPATAHRRFTAWSEAGVWEGLRSANGSPDRDPDQEWCEEIVTAALERRHRPGGPRGL, from the coding sequence ATGGGGTGGGACGACCCGGTGCGGATCGGCCGCGGCGACGACGGCTGGAGCCGTGAGTCGTTCGTGGAGGAGATGGGGCTGCTGTGGGAGGCGGTGGGCAGCGCCCGCATGGACGGCCGGATCATCGGCTATCTGATCGTCACGGACGCGCCGTACGTCTCCTCCGCCCAGCTGGCCGACGCGCTGAAGGTGAGCGCGGGCTCCATCTCTCTGGCCACCCGGAGGCTGACCGAGGCGGGGTTCGTGAAGCGCCACGCGGTGCCCGGCGAACGCAGCCGGTACTTCCGGATGGAGGACGACGTCTGGGGCAGCTTCCTGGCCGGCGAGCGCCGCTTCGTGGAAGAGCAGCGGCAGTTGGGCGAGAAGGTCCTGGAGCTGCTCGGCGACGAGGAGGTGGGCCCCCGCCGCCGGCTGGAGAACATGTGCGACTACATGCGCTGGATCCAGGGCGCGCACCGCGACCTGCTGGAGGGCTGGAGCGCCTACCGCCTCGCCCAGCGCCCGGACACCGAGGCGCCGTACGCGACGGACGCGGCAGGCACGGCAGGCACGACGGACGCGGCAGGCCCGCCGCGGCACGCGCCGGGCGAGGAACAGGACGCCTCCGCACTCCCCTACGGGCGGCGGCGGTCCCTCGCGCTGGGCACGGCACTGGCGCGCAGGCTGGTCCCGGACACCCTGTGGGAGGCAGCCGCGCCGCTGCTGCCCTCCGGCGGGGACGGCGAGCGCGCCGTGTTCACCGCCGTGGTCCACGTACTGACCGCGGGGTGCGGATGGCAGCAACTGCCCGGCTACTTCGCCGTCTCCCCCGCGACCGCCCACCGGCGCTTCACCGCCTGGAGCGAAGCGGGAGTGTGGGAGGGCCTGCGGTCGGCGAACGGCAGCCCGGACCGGGACCCGGATCAGGAGTGGTGCGAGGAGATCGTCACCGCGGCACTGGAGCGCCGCCACCGTCCCGGCGGCCCCCGGGGGCTGTGA